One window of Nicotiana tomentosiformis chromosome 11, ASM39032v3, whole genome shotgun sequence genomic DNA carries:
- the LOC104117046 gene encoding probable ubiquitin-like-specific protease 2B isoform X1, whose protein sequence is MGFKRAPTLLRSCQGKESQMNCRNIVKGFGKKGTDEELPSQSRSKEHPRTCQKRKSKKVAAALDSAVLLRRSARLRGLSNKRNGKSDGKLNSTDFDCYLENIWRELPEDKKSSFAYLESMWFYLYTTKLFKPKVLRWIKGLDIFSKKYVFVPIVLWDHWCLLIFCHLGESLESESKTPCMLLLDSLHMAGPLRYEPEIRKFVLDIFKNEERPESQQLIRKIKLLIPKVPQQTNGTDCGKFALYYISLFLESAPENFSISEGYPYFMKKDWFTSDQLESFWLELPTLTKDSEDMKNTAVSGESFSGSEDAIIYLV, encoded by the exons ATGGGATTCAAGAGAGCACCTACCTTGTTGCGGTCTTGCCAAGGCAAGGAATCACAGATGAACTGTCGCAATATAGTTAAAG GATTTGGTAAAAAAGGAACTGATGAGGAACTTCCAAGTCAGTCTCGCTCAAAGGAACACCCACGCACAtgtcaaaaaagaaaaagtaaaaaagtaGCTGCTGCACTTGATTCAGCTGTTCTGCTACGACGTTCTGCTCGCCTCCGTGGACTGTCAAATAAAAGGAATGGCAAATCAGATGGAAAGTTAAACTCGACTGACTTTGACTGCTACCTGGA GAACATATGGAGGGAACTACCAGAGGATAAGAAAAGTTCATTTGCATACCTTGAGTCCATGTGGTTTTATTTATACACAACCAAACTATTCAAGCCTAAGGTGTTGAGGTGGATTAAGGGGCTAGACATATTCTCGAAAAAATATGTTTTTGTTCCCATCGTTCTCTG GGATCATTGGTGTCTTTTGATCTTTTGCCATCTCGGCGAAAGTTTAGAGTCAGAATCCAAAACTCCCTGTATGTTGTTACTTGATTCACTGCATATGGCGGGACCCTTGCGATATGAACCTGAGATAAGAAA ATTTGTTTTGGACATTTTCAAAAATGAAGAGAGGCCAGAGAGCCAGCAGCTGATTAGGAAAATCAAGTTATTGATTCCTAAG GTACCGCAGCAGACAAATGGTACGGACTGCGGTAAATTTGCTTTGTACTACATTAGCCTTTTCCTAGAGAGCGCTCCGGAAAACTTTAGCATTTCTGAAGGCTACCCTTACTTT ATGAAGAAAGACTGGTTTACTTCTGACCAGTTAGAAAGCTTTTGGCTGGAATTGCCCACTCTGACCAAGGATTCTGAGGACATGAAGAACACAGCAGTCTCTGGTGAAAGCTTCTCAGGTTCTGAGGATGCTATTATATATTTGGTATAG
- the LOC104117046 gene encoding probable ubiquitin-like-specific protease 2B isoform X3 has protein sequence MAKRSRDGFGKKGTDEELPSQSRSKEHPRTCQKRKSKKVAAALDSAVLLRRSARLRGLSNKRNGKSDGKLNSTDFDCYLENIWRELPEDKKSSFAYLESMWFYLYTTKLFKPKVLRWIKGLDIFSKKYVFVPIVLWDHWCLLIFCHLGESLESESKTPCMLLLDSLHMAGPLRYEPEIRKFVLDIFKNEERPESQQLIRKIKLLIPKVPQQTNGTDCGKFALYYISLFLESAPENFSISEGYPYFMKKDWFTSDQLESFWLELPTLTKDSEDMKNTAVSGESFSGSEDAIIYLV, from the exons ATGGCTAAAAGAAGTAGAGATG GATTTGGTAAAAAAGGAACTGATGAGGAACTTCCAAGTCAGTCTCGCTCAAAGGAACACCCACGCACAtgtcaaaaaagaaaaagtaaaaaagtaGCTGCTGCACTTGATTCAGCTGTTCTGCTACGACGTTCTGCTCGCCTCCGTGGACTGTCAAATAAAAGGAATGGCAAATCAGATGGAAAGTTAAACTCGACTGACTTTGACTGCTACCTGGA GAACATATGGAGGGAACTACCAGAGGATAAGAAAAGTTCATTTGCATACCTTGAGTCCATGTGGTTTTATTTATACACAACCAAACTATTCAAGCCTAAGGTGTTGAGGTGGATTAAGGGGCTAGACATATTCTCGAAAAAATATGTTTTTGTTCCCATCGTTCTCTG GGATCATTGGTGTCTTTTGATCTTTTGCCATCTCGGCGAAAGTTTAGAGTCAGAATCCAAAACTCCCTGTATGTTGTTACTTGATTCACTGCATATGGCGGGACCCTTGCGATATGAACCTGAGATAAGAAA ATTTGTTTTGGACATTTTCAAAAATGAAGAGAGGCCAGAGAGCCAGCAGCTGATTAGGAAAATCAAGTTATTGATTCCTAAG GTACCGCAGCAGACAAATGGTACGGACTGCGGTAAATTTGCTTTGTACTACATTAGCCTTTTCCTAGAGAGCGCTCCGGAAAACTTTAGCATTTCTGAAGGCTACCCTTACTTT ATGAAGAAAGACTGGTTTACTTCTGACCAGTTAGAAAGCTTTTGGCTGGAATTGCCCACTCTGACCAAGGATTCTGAGGACATGAAGAACACAGCAGTCTCTGGTGAAAGCTTCTCAGGTTCTGAGGATGCTATTATATATTTGGTATAG
- the LOC104117046 gene encoding probable ubiquitin-like-specific protease 2B isoform X2 → MKKRVIEKELCVIFPISGFGKKGTDEELPSQSRSKEHPRTCQKRKSKKVAAALDSAVLLRRSARLRGLSNKRNGKSDGKLNSTDFDCYLENIWRELPEDKKSSFAYLESMWFYLYTTKLFKPKVLRWIKGLDIFSKKYVFVPIVLWDHWCLLIFCHLGESLESESKTPCMLLLDSLHMAGPLRYEPEIRKFVLDIFKNEERPESQQLIRKIKLLIPKVPQQTNGTDCGKFALYYISLFLESAPENFSISEGYPYFMKKDWFTSDQLESFWLELPTLTKDSEDMKNTAVSGESFSGSEDAIIYLV, encoded by the exons GATTTGGTAAAAAAGGAACTGATGAGGAACTTCCAAGTCAGTCTCGCTCAAAGGAACACCCACGCACAtgtcaaaaaagaaaaagtaaaaaagtaGCTGCTGCACTTGATTCAGCTGTTCTGCTACGACGTTCTGCTCGCCTCCGTGGACTGTCAAATAAAAGGAATGGCAAATCAGATGGAAAGTTAAACTCGACTGACTTTGACTGCTACCTGGA GAACATATGGAGGGAACTACCAGAGGATAAGAAAAGTTCATTTGCATACCTTGAGTCCATGTGGTTTTATTTATACACAACCAAACTATTCAAGCCTAAGGTGTTGAGGTGGATTAAGGGGCTAGACATATTCTCGAAAAAATATGTTTTTGTTCCCATCGTTCTCTG GGATCATTGGTGTCTTTTGATCTTTTGCCATCTCGGCGAAAGTTTAGAGTCAGAATCCAAAACTCCCTGTATGTTGTTACTTGATTCACTGCATATGGCGGGACCCTTGCGATATGAACCTGAGATAAGAAA ATTTGTTTTGGACATTTTCAAAAATGAAGAGAGGCCAGAGAGCCAGCAGCTGATTAGGAAAATCAAGTTATTGATTCCTAAG GTACCGCAGCAGACAAATGGTACGGACTGCGGTAAATTTGCTTTGTACTACATTAGCCTTTTCCTAGAGAGCGCTCCGGAAAACTTTAGCATTTCTGAAGGCTACCCTTACTTT ATGAAGAAAGACTGGTTTACTTCTGACCAGTTAGAAAGCTTTTGGCTGGAATTGCCCACTCTGACCAAGGATTCTGAGGACATGAAGAACACAGCAGTCTCTGGTGAAAGCTTCTCAGGTTCTGAGGATGCTATTATATATTTGGTATAG